gcagtggagagagggaggtgcAGAAAAGACAACGACCAGTGGGCTTGGATGGGTGGCCTAGGGCTCTTTGGGCATTTTATGTTCACTGGCATTTCTTCTGAGTGAGATGAGAAGCCACTAGAGAGTCCTTGGCAGCTCTcctaagtttttttatttttgaggaagattagccatgagctaacatctgctgccaatcctcctctttttgctgaggaagactggccctgagctagcctccctgcccatcttcctctactttatatgtgggatgcctatcacagcatggcttgccaagcggtgccgtgtccacacccgggatccaaaccggcgaaccctgggctgccaaattggaatgtgcgaacttaatcactgtgccaccgggcgggcccctctCCTAAGTATTTTAACAGGTGCATTGGAGCTGCCATGGGGAGAAATGACACGGGTGGTGTAAAGCCAGAAACTTCTGCAATGATCTAGGGAGAGAATATGGTGCCTTTGATCAGGGAGGGGGCAGTGGAAGTAGTAGAGAGTGGTCAGCTTCTGGATACCTTTAGAAGACAGAGCAGACAGGATTTGCTCATTGACAGGCTGTAGGGTGTAGAGGAAAGACTGGCAAAGGATGTCTCCAAAGTTTGTGACCAGAGCCACTGGAAGGGTATACTGAGAAAAGGAACACTGCAGGAGGAgcgtggggttttttttgctttttggggtatttttgtgacaaagattggccctgagctaacatctcttgccagtcttcctctttttgcttgaggaagattgtcgctgagctaacatctgtgccaatcttcccctattttatgtgggatgctgccaaagcgtAACTcaacaagcggtgctaggtctgtgcctgggatgggaacccgtgaaccctgggctgccaaagtggagtgcacgaacttaaccactatgccactgggctggcaccgaGGAGCAGTTTTTTAGGGGACTACCTAGAGCTCAGTTTGGTAAGATTGGTTAGAAATCTTAGCTATCCCAGAGGGTATATCTGGAAGTAGGAGGAAGCTAGTGAGACACTCAGGGTGCAAAAATGAAGGAGGCATGTGCTCTGAGATGTTGAACCTGTGCCTCCTTAAATCTTGTGCCCTAATGCCTCACATGCTTCACCCTACTGATGGCCCTGCAAGAGGGCACATTGGGCAACTGCAGTAGACTTAGGGGGCTGGAGAGGTAACGTTGGAATTGACATGTCACTTAAATGCTTAGAGCCcgtttcctcacatgtaaaataagGATGTTAACAACTACCTCAGCGTTTCAggggaggattaaataagacaatgattttgtcttttgaaatAAACACTGACTAATGTCACATGGTTGCTCTTAGGTGGCAATTTACACAAAGAAAGCCCTGGAAATTGAATGGATCACTTCAAGTAAAAAGCAGTCGTAAAGTGGCAGATTTCTTCTTGCTGTGTGAGGAGGAACAAGCACCAAAACCACCACGAAAGAACACGGGAGAATCCAAATAGAGGGACAGGGATGATGAAGATGGTGAGCTGATCTTTGTTGGAGGGGGACATGTAAATGAAGATGCTGAAATTCTCTTTGTCCGAGTGATTTCAAATTCAAAATCAgtcatttcaaacattttgaaCAGAGTGTGACCCCAGGATCatattcaaaaagaaacaaaggccGCTTGAATCAAGATCCTGCTTGTGTATGGCAGCCTGAAAATCATGTGACCCATACGTCAAAAGCAGCTGCCATCTCACCAGTTTCTCAGTGGAATGGAGAGCAACAGATAGTCCCATTAATTCTGAGCCTTCGTCTAAAGCTGATTATAAAATGAGCTCACCACAAGTCATGCCTCACAATTCCTTAGATTTGCTCTCCTCATGGTCTCAGAGTCTAGCTGGAGCTGAACTTTCTATAGGAGGCAACGAGGAAAGTCCGTGTGCTTCAAAGCAAATTTCCACTTCTGATATAAACAGTGGAAATCCCCAAAAACCTAAATGCAGTGATGGAATCCCAGGAGGATAAGCCTCAGCTGTGGCCCGTTCAGCTGTCTCTCCTATAACCAGCAGGAGTATACCCTCAGAAGGTGTCCCATCTTCACCAAGCCATGTTCAGAAAGGGGCATCATTTTCTTGGCTTATGCAGATGACAAGGCACACTGGGATAGCATGGATCCAGGCACATCAAGCAGCTTGGAAAGGCTGCGAAAAACAGACTTTTTGAGTCTAGCAAGTCAAAGCAAAGCTGTTGATCCCAAGAAAGGAAATCTGATTGTGTTGCTTCATGATTTTTACTGTGGACAGCATAAAGGAGACGAGCAGCCAGAACAGAACACTTATACAAACTTTAAATGCCTCAGCTGCTTGAAAGTTCTAAAAAGTGTTAAGTTCATGAATCACGTGAGGAATCATTTGGAACTTGAGAAGCAGAGAGGTGATGGCTGGGAAATCCACACCACCTGCCAGCACTGCCATCGGCAGTTTCCCACTCCCTTCCAGCTGCAATGTCACATCGAAAGTGTGCACACTACCCAGGAGCCCTCCACTGTCTGTAAAATTTGTGAATTGTCTTTTGAAATAGATCAGGTTCTCTTACAGCACATGGAAGACAATCATAAGCCTGGCAAAATGCCCTATGTGTGCCAAGTTTGCAATTACAGATCGTCGGCCTTTGCTGATGTGGAAACACATTTCAGAACATGCCATGAAAACACTAAGAAATTGTTTTGTCCGTTTTGCCTTGAAATTTTCAAAGCTGCAATACCCTATGGGAATCATCGTTGGAGGCATTGGAACAAGAGAGTCTTTCAGTGTTCCAAGTGCCGGATATAGTTTTTAACTTCAAAGGAGAAAGTGGAGAGCCAAACCAAGAATCATCATCCATTTTAAAAGGCAgagcaggggccggctccgtggtggagtagttaagttcgcgcgctctgctgcagcggcccagggttcggatcatgggcgcggacatggcactgcttgtcaggccacgttgaggcagcgtcccacatcccacaactagaaggacatgcaactaagatatacaactgtgtacaggggggtttggggagataaagcagaaaaaaaaaaaaaaaaaaaggcagagcaaTTGGAAGGGTTGCCTCCTGAAACAGTGGTTATGATTCAAACTTTAGTTCAACCAGGATCAAGAGGTGGAGCATTCATTATTGTGAGCAACACTGACGCTTGACTGCCACctgtaaaaactaaaaagagaagagCCATGAACTCCAAGTATTCCAGAAGTCACTTAGCTCGGGTTCTGGCTAAAGGCTATGTTCTACCCACCCCCAGGAATTCTGAAAGGCAGAACAGAGGCTAGGCCGTCGTGGCTGTAGATGATAACAAGCAATGTCAGCAACTATCAGATCTTCCAGTGACAGTTCTTCAGCTCCCTCCTGTCAAGAAATAGTTAAGAAGTCTTTATGCTCCTTCCCAGTCAACCCCTCCCTGCCAAGTAACCGCTATTCACTCCTCTACcaccatagattaatttttcCCGTTTTTGAACTTCaagtaaatggaatcacatgatagggtttttttggttttcgTTTTCTGTTAAAGAAATGGGAAGCATTCTCAGTGTGTGTAGCCATAGCACATTCTTTCTTCACTGCTGTGTAGAACCCCATTGAATGAATATGGCACAGTTTCACGCACCCATTTTACTGTCGATAGACTTTGAGGCTGTTTCTCTtgctattttgaataaagcttcCATGAGCCTGTGTGTGTTTTGGTAGACATATGTAGtcatttctctaggatatatatagatatgagAAGAAGTTCTGGAACTCAATAGGTTACCTTTTCAGTTTAGATACTGTCAAACACTTGTTCAAAGTGATTgaaacaatttatatttccacaaGCAATATTGAGAATTTCATTGCTACAGATCCAACACTTGGTACTGTCAGTCCTTTTCATTAGTGCTATTCTGAAGTTGTAGTGGTATcacactgtggttttcatttccatttccctgatgagtaacgatgttgagaatatttttttcatatggttATTGGTCACTTGAATATTACCCTCCTTTATTAAATGCCTATTTAAGTCTTccctcactctttctttttttcttttttagagataGGCTGTCTGTCAACTGGGAAGGGCATAATGAAATTGCGTGGCGCTGAAAATGTCCCCCA
This genomic stretch from Equus przewalskii isolate Varuska chromosome 7, EquPr2, whole genome shotgun sequence harbors:
- the LOC103540199 gene encoding LOW QUALITY PROTEIN: zinc finger protein 280B-like (The sequence of the model RefSeq protein was modified relative to this genomic sequence to represent the inferred CDS: substituted 1 base at 1 genomic stop codon) yields the protein MDPGTSSSLERLRKTDFLSLASQSKAVDPKKGNLIVLLHDFYCGQHKGDEQPEQNTYTNFKCLSCLKVLKSVKFMNHVRNHLELEKQRGDGWEIHTTCQHCHRQFPTPFQLQCHIESVHTTQEPSTVCKICELSFEIDQVLLQHMEDNHKPGKMPYVCQVCNYRSSAFADVETHFRTCHENTKKLFCPFCLEIFKAAIPYGNHRWRHWNKRVFQCSKCRIXFLTSKEKVESQTKNHHPF